The genomic region GAAAAGCCCTGTTTATAAGGATCATGCTCCCATGAAAGGCCAAAGTTAGTCTAAATTTGTGAGAGCTTGTTGGAAGGGAGCAAACGCAGAAGAGTAAAACAAGGAAGAAAAGCAGatgatttattaattaatcaCTTTGCTTTGTTGCGTtagatttattaatttttatttatttctttaatcATACGAGTTCTTTCTGCTCTCAACTAaactaagaaaacaaaatatttgagAGCAGTAGAGTTGAAGATGAAGATCGTATCTAACAATGCGATTCCCCACTTATGCCTCTTCTATATTTTAAGCAATGAGTGCAACTTGTGGTACTGTTCTGTGAAGACTTTTACCACTTGGGGTTAGAGCAACTGAGCAAGCAAAAGGCTTTTCTCGAAGGCACATTGTCTTTCTATCAAGTGAAGGTGAGAACGAATCCTTTACGTTTAGGCACAGGGGAGGCGGAGGCCTTTGTGGTCGGGAAGGGGGTGCTGCTTCTTCTTTCTAGAGAAAAAGGTGAGAGAAAGAAAAGCAGGGAGGTAGATAAGCAGAAGTCAAAAGTAGTTTTAAActgctacttagtactactgtttaatgatattcttcttcatttataagtaaaggtcttaagtttgattatctccaaAAGCAAAtctgaaccatattattattaccAGTCTATTATAATGCTTAGCACGTTTCCTCAACAATTAAttctattgtttgttaaaagaaagtagtggtattcttcttcacttataagtagaAGGTTTTAAGTTCAATTATCTTCATAAGtaaatttgaattatattattattactagTTCATTACGATGCTTAGCACATTTTCCCAACAATTAATACtattatttgttaaaagaaaatagtttgaGGCTTAGATTACTCTTTAGCTTTTCACTTTTGATGCAGCCACACTAAGTCACGAAGTCCACAACCCTACCctactttttagtttttatttaggCCCACTAGGCAGTGGTGGGGTGGTCGACACAATTAAatttaattgtatttttttagttttttatttttaaaatattgttaGTACTCTAAAATATAATTGtgcatttcaaattttttatgtttaaaaaagaaaactcttataaaaagtgtaaaattaaaattttaaagtgctaatagtagttccttatttttattttacttttttcctCAGGAGAAAATGATGAATAATACTTGGTTACTCAAAGGatgagtaggagttcctactcaaaATTGTTCGATGCAGATTCataaaaatttgtgtttatgattagaACTGTtataaatcatttaataaagatcgtctctacaaaaaaaatcagttaAAACTAATGTCTTTTAGTGAACAGATGAACGAAATTGGTAAAAACACTACGAACCAtctatgtatttgctataatagattgactaaacatcctaatattaatttattttttgcagaaaTGTTCTTTACATagtgattcataatatgaacaGTACTAAATATAAGACAATTTTGTGATTTCAACATGAGAAATTTTGATTAGAAGTTCTTACTTATCCTTACGTAGTCAAGCAAGCATGTTTGTTCGAAAATGATAGGACGTGATGGGTACCAATCAACCTCTATATGTCATCCATACAGAATGATCAGAGGACATGATCATCCTGATCACCTCCAAGAAAGTCGGTGGTGATCGATCATCAGTTTCATAATTCTTCACATCAATTCGAATTTTAATTGGGTGATTGATTAGATCCTTCATCCAACTGCTGCCCGTAGGTATTTTATGGTACACGATGACGTTAAAAATGTGAGTTAAAGTGGCTCTTGTTGGTAATTAGGGAGATAGACATATTTTATTTGCCAAGACAAAAAAGAATTGTGATTAAAGGGACTAATTTCAAAATAGAACTTCATTAGCTTTCGTGTGTATATAAATGAGCCAATTAAGTTaagggcattttttttttagtataatcgGTATTTTACATTAGTTTATATTAAACGTGAATGAAAAGATTTAAACTTAAGACGTAATAGCTTGACGAAGAGTTTTCAACTATCAGGGTAAAAGAAATGCTTATGGAACTATCCATAGGTTATCTGTCATCCCATGTAGTTTTTatcacaatattttataatattagcacgAGAATTGAcattaaactgtgaggtgacaGAAAGTCAAACTTTTTAAAGAATCTGCTTAGTATTTCTCGTTACATGATCCACCACTTATAACTTAAGATGGTATTTCAATTaccaattaatttaatcaatgTTACTAGATGAAAAATCCATCGACAAGTAGGTGAATTTTAGGATAAGGCATTAGGGCAAAGGGGAACCACCCAAGATTTGAAGTAAGGAGGGTGTATATGTAGTTTTGGGAGGAAACACACGCACTACCTAGTGATAGGTGTTAATTTTCCccgtaaaaaattaaaaaaagtaaggagtcaaagaacaaaaattaggCAGTGAATCACGAACAAGGGAAGAAAGACCAACATGCTCGACGATCGATCAGTCGGCCAATAAGAAAACGAAAGCGACGGCagtcatgcatgcatgtatgagtgcatttttgctGACCACCCTCAAGTGGTGGTAATGctcaccaccctatttataagtttataaccagtagatgagtttgaattttgagatttgtgcctATTCACTACATgaatctcgaaattcaaactcatctaacggtaATAAATAGAGTGATGAGCATACACCATAGTTtatgatggtgagcaaaaatactctcatgcatgcatgcatgttggaGGTTGGAGGTTGCAAACTGGCGAATTACGAAACGGCGGATTCAGCCTTGACATGCAGATGGGTTCGCTTTCACATGCTCTTGTAGCCACAATCCAACAAATGCAATTAAGCAGCGAGCTCTCACCCCCACTTCTGCACTGTGTTGTCTACCTCACTCTCTTCTCAATCATGTAACAATTCATGATTTATATTCAAACTTCAAATTACATAGACACGTCTTGTGATAAAGTCTTATATCTGTCATGTTGTGTATTTGATAAAATGCTAGTTGAAAGACAATTTACAATGTAAACTCGTTAGGTACTGACCCTTTTCTTGAAATATTGACACTGTCTCAACTCACTATCCCGTTTTAGTAGCTACTACTTGCTAATGATTAAATGGCTAATAATATCGCCAAAATTCAAGTAACTATTGATTGATCATATATAAATAATGGTTAAGATAAAGCCCTACCTTACCTTTTAACTGCTGGCATTTGGAAATGCTAGGGTTTCATgttaataaatcaattaatcttatacaaataatatttaatgtatAACCCTCAACCCTATCTGTTCACTTGTTGCATTTGGAAATGTTAGGtgataattaccaagttggaaaTAATATCGGTGTGCAAGTGATAATTACTAAGTTATAGATAATATCGGAGTTGTATGGAGTGGACATTTGGCCCGTCTCTCAATAATTTGACATTATTTTGTATTCAAACACATGACCAGAGTGGCCGGGGTCCATGCTCATGTGGATCTCCATACTTTGTTCATGTGGAACTGGAGCCTGGAGAGCTTGCTAAAACTGTTTCAAACAGCGATTGCAGCCAAACATGCCATTGCAATCTATGACTGATAGAATTTCTCATTGACGCCAGTAGATAAAAAGATGTATATAGAATCCAAGCAAGGTAGGGACTGTTTGGGAACCAAGTTCCTCTGAGGCTTTTGGACTTTGTTGTCACAACTTTTCTTTGGATACAAAAGGGAATGGACCCCAATGCGACACGAACCACACagatatacacatatatatacatatatatatatatataggtatataaATTAAGAGTCCCCCCGATATGGCAGCACTTGAATTATAAGGTCCTAAAACGCCAGGCCTTTTCAAGTTTGAACTTATCTCAatgtaacacacacacacacacacacacacatatatatatctctctctctctttttgcaGCTAAAGAAGAAGCCTCTGCATATGCAATGCATGACTAATTGATCGTTTGCTGCTGATTATTCCGAACTTTAGTCGTACATTAGTGCCGTCAGTCCATATATAAAAATTTACTCATTCATTGATCTGGTTTTCAACGAGTTGTTTTAACAATAATGTTATTTAGACTCACAAAACTGCTGATGTTAATTACTGCATGCTCTTTAATAATATAGATGAATTCACCATTGTACGTAAAATATGTTAGCAATATTGTCAATTTATGTAAAGATAAATGGGTGATTAGGTTGGACTGGAGATGAGTAGGGTACACCATAAAGAACATATGGTAGTGTCCTTGTGCGCGTGGCTTCATTCTTGAGCATACATGGGGGCCATGCTACCCTTCTGGTCCTAAGTTCTGCAGGCACACCACCTCATGATACAAAATCAAATCTTCTGAATAATGAAACTATGATTATGTACTGCGTGACTTAATCGGTTCCTTTTAATATTACATGCGCCCTAGCTATTTCATAACCAAAATTTATTCAGGTGGAAAATTTTCAGTAacataagtgtgtgtgtgtgtgtgtgtgtgtgtatacatacatatatacatatataaaagaATCGAGAGATATCAAAAGAAATGTTGTGCAAGTTGGAGAATTGGCTAGGTTTTTTGGACCAAAACAATAAAGGCGTGGTGCagatgaaaataaataagaaacaaaaatgcATCATCAAAAGACTGAGAGAGCAATGGAGGAGGTGGTCATGCTGCTGTGGTCTAGAGTAGCGTGAAAAACGAACACGAAAGCCAGAGGGATGGACCAGCTGCGGCTTTGGGAccattatttgtttaattaggGTAGGGTTGCAGACTTGCAGTTGAAGACTATTGAGGGCCATCGAGAGAGACATTGCATGTAAATGAGACTTTTGTTCATCCAATCCAATGATAATACAATGATgttcaaaaaattaaagaaagaacaAAGCCACCATCGATAGTATATAGATATATCTAACTCGGAAAATGAAACTTTCTTGCAACCAGTGCACCGTACCATATTATTCGTTTGATAGACATTTGTCATGTATTTAGAGAGTGAATCATCCATTTAAATGGTGCATCATTATAGACATTTATCATGTGTTTAAATAGTAACTCAATTTACTTATAAATTCATGAAAAGTTCTTCCTCCCATTAATGTGGGATTTATTCTCAACATATCTCTTCaagtgtggcgaattttcaagccaaatacGTGGATAATACAACTAAAATaacgtggagcacgtgtggccgttGAACTTCACACATGAAACAATCTACTCCAATACCCCGAAAAAAAAGATATATTTCGTTTGTAACTAAATTAAGCGGATGATAATAAATTTTTTCGATCCTGCACAAACAAGGATAAAATTTTACCCAAACATTCAACTAACTACAGTCAAAGTAAGCgtgtaaaaaaatattgactttgttgattttatttatagAGTAAACACCTTTATATATCTCACAAGGACTTCAAAGAGTAGGATTTCTAAGAAAGAACCGATTAcattaaattacaaaatatcTTTTATGCGTTAAGGCATGCAAAATTTGAGCTGCGTGGTGGGATGGAAGATATATACTAGCCAAATTGTTAAATTGGGTTTGAAACCACGGGCTGAGTTTGTTAATTATATCAAATATTTTTAGCAACAAATTGAAGAACACAAAAGACTGAACGTAGCACTTCGGAGCCCCAGAGTAAGCTGGGCCAGACCCATTTTGGTTCAAACCCTAACCCGAAAATAAAAGTCGAAAACTGATTGAAAAATGCAATGCAATTCAACCCTAATTTTCGTACAAGTTTGGTAATATCTCGGGTGGTCATGGTTATGGTTCCAGGAATTTCAGTTACATGAGGATTTCATGGTTATGGTGTATTCGATTGGTCATATCTCCGGTGCCCACTTTAATCCGGCCATCACCTTCACCATCTTCCGCCATTTTCCACCCAAACACGCATTAATTAATCAAAAACTATTCCacccaattaattaattaatcatgatTAAATTCTTGTCATATATTCATGCATTCAATTGCATAATTTGTAGTTGCCTCTGTATAATGCAGCGCATGAGTTAGGATCCATCCTTGCAAGCGGGACTTTATGCCTTGTTTTGGGTGCCCCAAGCGGCATATTTTGGAACATAACTAGTTGGACCAGACGTTCGATATTTGGTCATGCAGATCATTGCCTCTTTTGTCTGGATGTTTGTTATTTCAGGCATCGCCACAGATAGTAGAGCTGTTAGTAATTAATCCCTAATATGGTCATACGTATACATATCGATCCGcactgcatgcatgcatgcagatTGCAGAATTGGCAGGAATTGCTGTAGGAATGACAATAACTATGGACGTCCCCGTTGCCaggtacatatatacatatagcacacatataaaatacaataatatTGTACGTTTGGATATATAAAACTAACCACTACAGGAAAAGTGATTATTAGGGGCGTAATATTAGatgcagaatttttttttttgcctctAATAGTATTCATTAGGGACCAAAGCATGCATTTGTCTCTATTAAAATAATAGCGACAAACAATAAACCGCCTCTACTAATTTTATCACTTTTAGGGACAGAAAAAAACTGCCTTTACTAAATTTAGCTATTAGAGGCGAATGCAATTAGCCCCTAATTCAactaataattatttaaatttaattattttttcattaaaggCGGATGTTTGtacttatttatttaaaaaaaattatatttaagacGGATATGTTTAATTACtatttaatttttacaaaaaaaaattaaaaaatgaaggATATTACTATTtaccagaagaaaaaaaaatccatctaAACTCCAATTCCAATACATACCCACTAccctcatttttctcttttccctCTTCCACTGCTGCAAAGTTCATCATTTTCCCCTTTTTCCTTGATTTTTCTTCCCATCCCTTTCTCTTGTGCAGATTTAAACCCgtcctctctttctttcattCTTCATAATCTTTTGTTGCTATTTTCTTTTTGCTACTCCGAGAGGACCGAATGAAAGGTTTGTTAGAGAGAAGATAAAACTCGTTTCATTTGGTTTGATCGAAGTTTTTTTTCCATcctgaattttttgttttgcaggtatACTTGAGGGGGTTTTGAATAATTTAGAGTGGAAGAGAATTTCATGAATAGTTTGGAATAGATATATCATTTGATTGATAGGGAGAAAGAGGTTCTCAAGAATTTTCATTTTAGAGGTAATTCCCTTGTATTAATctttgtttattgatttttcttaTATGTTTAATTGATTGTGAAATTCAGGATTGATTTTTCTGTTTGTTCGTACAAATTAGTAAACTTTGTAATTTGGCTTTGTTGTTCGTTACGTTTTATTTTTTcgttttgtatttgtttatgaACAGTTGTTGATTGAGAACGACTCATGTGCTGCTGCAAAATAAGAAGATGAACTTAGAGATCTAATCTGCAAAGCTTGAGAAACtgaaaggaaaaggagaagattttgagatctggaaagaagaagatgaatcaTGCTGGGTTTGAATATTTTGAATGATTCAAAACCAATATCTAACGTTTGGATGGATAATGCATTTATTATATTGTGGATTTacttttttttgtataattgaAAATATTAGGAGCGGATGTAATTATCTACTCgatttattatttttacataATTAGAAGGTATTAAGGGCGGATGCTTCTGCCTGTAATGATATGTATTTATAAAAACCTGCCAACATGGCAACAAAAATAATAGGGACGgatatttgacatttttttgCATCTAATAACAATAGCAACGGCTCTTTTAGGAGCGAATCTACTTTCCGCCCCTCCTTTTTACCAGGGGCAATTTTTCAACATATTGGCACCTATTGGGGGTTTTTAGAGGCAAATATTACTGCCCATATTTATTTGATTTCTTGTAGTGAACGTACTTGAATACATATATATGACATGGTGCAGACCGGTCTTAGGGGCATCGATGGACCCTGCACGGAGCCAAGGGCCAGCAATAGTGATGCACACAGACAAGGGAATATGGATTTATATTGTAGGTCCATTCGTTGGCACCATATATACTCGGTGGAGTTGCCTACAATCTCATTCGGTTCGCTGACAAACCACTGAGAGAGGTAACTGACAAAACAAATACTGCGGAAGTTAAGAAGAGTGCTTCCTTCATCAAATACgtttccaaaaacaatttttctagAACTTAATAACCACGAGTTCATGGCTCAGTGACAAATGACGGATTACGAAgcttctttaaaataaaaaacggGAGGTCTCAGTTAACCCGCTGTTAGTGTGGAAGCCAAACTTGTGGCTAGGagaaggctgaaatgcctctgtgagtcttcttcCTGGAAGAGGTGGATAACCGCTGCTTGCCACCAATTGtccttcttaaaaaaaaaaaaaaaaaaaaaaaaaaacctagttaATTCATAATCAATTATTACGTACTGTTGTGATGGAATCGATTGGTAGTCGATATCTTCTCCTTCTACAGCCTGCTGCTGCATGACATGCATGTCAAATAGGTCGTATGTTGTTTGGaaggaagaataaaaaaataaaaaaaatttcttttttgttgatttcttAATCGGtgttaaattaaattgtttttccatattttattattttatgaaatAATTTGTAACTTTTGTGTCATGCTTATGAGGTATTATCAGGTGTATGTTGAATGCGGTCACATGCgtgatataataatattttacgCAAATTATAACAAACATACTCATAGATTTTAAAAAAGAGACACATCAAGTACGTATGATACGTATTTAATAGCTAACTTCATTTCCAAAAGCATAGGCAGTTCCCAATAATTTCAACAGGTAACCATATATAATTGGCTTACAATTTCCATAACTAGTTACTCTATCAAAATCCTATTTGATTGCAATTGATGTGTAACCATGCATATACATAATGATATATAGCTGCCTTTGtttaattaatatgcatataAATGTGACCTTCCTGAGATGCTCCTTTTCATAAACTTCAAACTAATTATTAATTTAGTTATAAACATTAAATAATCGCACTTTGTTTAAAAAAGGTTAGATCCAAAACACATGGAGCTCCTCACATGCATGAGTCATACGTTGCATAGAGCAAAAATCTCACATGTCCTTCAATTCAAAACTATCACATATTTCTGACTAGCTACTTTAATCGTTTACCAATCGTTACAGGTGTAGTAGGAACTTGTGAAATCAATCAATTGTACTAgctaatacacacacacacacacacacacacacacacacacacacacacacatattcgtCAAGGGAtctatataaatataagttgtcAAGTTATTTTCAAAACCATCTTAAtcgatttctttgttttttatgtaGTCTTCAAAGTTATGGTGATCAGCCATAGACTTTTCCATCTGATATGTCCCTAGCTCCCACCAAATGTCTCTGGGGAAAAAACCCTTGACTCTCTCTAATCTTATGGTGCCACATGGGTAATTTTTGGTTGTCATTGTCTTTACTATCTTTGTAATATAAATGGATCAATGTCACCAACATTTTGTTtctaagaaaagaaattaaaattaaaaagctaTACATGTCATATAACAACTTCTATTATAGTTTagctatatttttctttctttggaaACGAAAGATCTCACATTTAATTTCCATAAATAACGAGTCTGTATAATATTTGTGTTGAATTTGATAACTGATTATGTCTTATTTTAAAGTAAAACATCAtcgtatgaaaaaaaatatttatgctCTATTTCATGTTTGGTTGATATATGCTGACTCTCACTGGTGTTAGGTgtctattgttttcttttcttttttgaatctattattttctaGTAGACGAAACCAgaggaaaaaatagaaaataaaatacaacaaaaaatattagtGTTCTTTTAACGGACAGGATTACAAGAACACAATTCAATAAACGGACAGAAATCGAGTTTAGAGAGGCGTTGCCGACCGGTATCTTGTATATGTTGGCCACGGCGGGACATGCACAGCCCTTGCACATGGCTCCTCCACAGCTTTAGACTTCGTCCCATATGTGTATTTGTGACTAGTCGGCCCACCCTGATTCTTAACCGAATACCTAGATTCCTACATTTTCTAATCTAACGGCTCTAATCTTTCCACAAGACTATATTTGTTGGAAAAGGAGGTATAGATGGAGGGAGCTGACCGTCCTGGGCAGAACAGAAGACATTAACGACGGAAAGAACGGAGGATATGCAGGCGTTATCGAGGTGTCAGAAGGCAATGATAATATGATGATGCAAACCAACCTTTTTAAGCAAGTCCAACTTTACATTTTGATTTCGTACATGAGTACACTAATCACTTCTCACTCACTCACCAAAAAGTCTTAtgtctctatctctctcctactctttctctctctagaaacctCAGAAGCTTGTTAGCCAAACAACAATATCTAAACTTGCAACGCAAAAAACACGAAACCAAGATCTAAAGACAAAGACAGACAAGTGGGTTTTGTGTCCTAGATGCATGTGAGTGTGTTTTTGCTCCTAACACGCTTGCTTCTGATTCCCGACTAACATTTTAGCTCCTTCATTCTTCATAACCCAACTGCTTGATCTCTGGAATCCAATCCCACAGCACTGTTTGATATGCTTTTCTTGTAGCTGTGATATGGGGTTTTGACTAAGGTAAATTCTTAACTTTTCTTGCAATTATTTAACTTTCTCTCATTTGGGTTTTGGATATATATTAATTGACTTGCTTCCCATGTTTTGCTTACTTATTAAGTTCTGATTTTGTCCCTGCAAGATTGGCATTTCTTTGAGGTTTTGAGGGCAGATTGTAGTGATGTCTGGGGAGATGGAAGAGCCCTTTAGTTTTAGCTTTCAGGTACTTCTCTTCTTATgctctttattaattttgttagtGAGAATGCTTCTTAAATTCTACCCCAGTATAAGATTAACTGCTTAATCAGGAAGATTATGGCCTGTTTGATAACCGTTTAATTTTATGTGCTAGATATGAGGTTCAAAGACGGATATAAATATAAGCCTAGAGGTTGATTAAATGGGAATGTTCATGTCATAGTAATTTGTAAATCATACCCAAAGCGTGATGAAATTGCATACCGGGGTGATTAGTGAACTCTGATCTGTTTTTCCGATCGCTGATTTGCATCCCCTTGATTTACTTTCAGTAGAAGTGCCCAGTAATTGGATATTAATGCATCCATATTCTCCCACAATGTGCCATTCTGCTACGAATGTTCAAACGAGTGGATGAATTGACAAATTATGTTTAATGATTCATTCTGTTTTGTAGTCATCTGCTTTTATAACAGCTACTTCTTCGAAATGGACAGGCAGACTCTTTACACTCTGGTTCCATATCATTTGGGAGGTTCGAAAACGAAGTTTTATCTTGGGAAAAGTGGTCGTCATTCTCGCATAACAGATatgttgaagaggttgaaaAATGCTTGAAACCGGGTTCAGTTATTGAGCGGAAAGCTTACTTCGAAGCTCATTTCAAGAAGAAAGGttttcccaaaccaaatttaGTTGAGTGCCATCGCGGTACAAGTTATCAAGTCTGTGAAAATGGTGTCTTGGAGAGTGATGCTTACGGAGAAGAATTTGAAGACGGAAATGAAGACAACAGTTGCGCTCAATTTGATAAGGGCTCCGAGGGTTCAGAGTACCACGGAGACAGTGAAGTGAATGAATATGAAAAGGGAGATCCTGAAGTTTCATTGTCTGATCCTCAGAGGGCATCTGAGTTGAACAATGAAGATATTCTGGTCGCTATTAAAGATGATAATTCCGAGGAAACAGATCAAATTGGAAAAGGTTGTGACATGTTTTCTTCAATTATCGATGAACCAGAGAACAATGTAATTGAGAATCATGATGGTGATGCTGTGAATGCTGATGAATCATATAATTCAGTTAAGATAAACCCCAAAACTGCAGCAGATGAAGAAGTTAACATGACTATTGTGGAAAGTTTGCATAGTTCTTCTTCAAAGGTATGTTCTTCTATTAACTCATTTTTGTATAGTTAGTAACAGTATTAACTATAAATTCCTCGGTTTCCTGTCTAGTTGAAGGCTggaaaagaatgcaaaatttcCAAGTCCAAAGTAAAATCTAAGGCCAGCATTTCTCCGGTTAAGAGAAGTATTTCTTCTGAGTCGTCTAAAGATTGTACAAAGAACTCTaatagagaaagagagggtaCACGAAACGGAGAAACAAAAGCTGTCACCAAAAACCGCCATTCCAACTACACAATCTGTTCCCAGGACTCCAAAATCAGAGGTAAGCATTATGATGTTCTTCACCCTCTACATAGTATAGTATAAGCATATTGGTTTCTCAAAAAACGGTGTGCCTTTGGATTCTACACGCAGGAATCTACAAATCTGAAGGGAAAATCTGCTCACGAGAGTAGAAGGTATATATTGTTGATTGCAAGTAGAAATCCTAGATGCTTTA from Pyrus communis chromosome 4, drPyrComm1.1, whole genome shotgun sequence harbors:
- the LOC137731841 gene encoding protein WVD2-like 7, which produces MSGEMEEPFSFSFQADSLHSGSISFGRFENEVLSWEKWSSFSHNRYVEEVEKCLKPGSVIERKAYFEAHFKKKGFPKPNLVECHRGTSYQVCENGVLESDAYGEEFEDGNEDNSCAQFDKGSEGSEYHGDSEVNEYEKGDPEVSLSDPQRASELNNEDILVAIKDDNSEETDQIGKGCDMFSSIIDEPENNVIENHDGDAVNADESYNSVKINPKTAADEEVNMTIVESLHSSSSKLKAGKECKISKSKVKSKASISPVKRSISSESSKDCTKNSNREREGTRNGETKAVTKNRHSNYTICSQDSKIRGIYKSEGKICSRE